A part of Bacillus thuringiensis genomic DNA contains:
- a CDS encoding replication-associated recombination protein A translates to MKQPLAHRMRPTNIQEIIGQQHLVGEGKILWRMVQANHFQSMILYGPPGTGKTSIASAIAGSTGTPFRLLNAVTHNKKDMEVVVQEAKMHRHLVLILDEVHRLDKAKQDFLLPHLESGLLTLIGATTSNPFHAINSAIRSRCQIFELHALTEDDLLIGLKRALEDKEKGLGEYDVTVTPEALHHFANASGGDMRSAYNALELAVLSSFTTDDNAAEITLEIAEECLQKKSFVHDKDGDAHYDVLSAFQKSVRGSDVNAALHYLARLIEAGDLQSIGRRLLIMAYEDIGLASPQAGPRTLAAIESAERVGFPEARIPLANAVIELCLSPKSNSAYKALDAALHDLRNGQTGDIPSHLKDSHYKGAESLGRGIGYLYPHDHPNGWVQQQYLPDKIKNKQYYKPKATGKFEQALSTVYERLQSSNKTKNKG, encoded by the coding sequence ATGAAACAACCACTCGCACATCGAATGCGCCCTACAAATATTCAAGAAATTATCGGACAACAACATTTAGTTGGTGAAGGAAAGATTTTATGGCGAATGGTCCAAGCAAATCATTTTCAATCTATGATTTTATACGGCCCTCCAGGTACTGGAAAAACTTCTATTGCAAGCGCAATTGCAGGAAGTACTGGAACCCCTTTTCGCCTATTAAACGCTGTTACTCATAATAAAAAAGATATGGAAGTTGTCGTACAAGAGGCAAAGATGCATCGACACCTCGTTTTAATTTTAGATGAAGTACACCGTCTAGATAAAGCAAAACAGGATTTTCTATTACCTCATTTAGAAAGCGGACTCCTTACCTTAATTGGTGCAACGACGAGTAATCCGTTCCATGCTATTAATTCTGCTATTCGAAGTCGTTGTCAGATCTTCGAATTACACGCATTAACAGAAGATGATCTTTTAATTGGCTTAAAACGAGCACTTGAAGATAAAGAAAAAGGTCTTGGGGAATATGATGTAACTGTTACGCCTGAAGCATTACATCATTTTGCAAATGCATCAGGCGGAGATATGCGTTCCGCTTATAATGCACTTGAACTAGCTGTTTTATCTAGCTTTACAACGGATGACAACGCTGCGGAAATTACGCTAGAAATCGCTGAAGAATGTTTGCAAAAAAAGAGCTTCGTTCATGACAAAGATGGAGATGCTCATTATGACGTATTATCGGCATTTCAAAAATCAGTGCGCGGAAGTGATGTAAATGCAGCACTTCATTATTTAGCACGTCTTATTGAAGCTGGTGATTTACAAAGCATTGGTAGACGCCTTCTTATTATGGCATATGAAGATATCGGACTTGCTAGCCCGCAAGCTGGACCACGTACACTAGCAGCTATAGAATCAGCTGAACGAGTTGGATTCCCAGAGGCACGTATACCACTTGCAAATGCTGTTATCGAGCTTTGCCTATCACCAAAATCAAACTCAGCTTATAAAGCACTTGATGCTGCACTACACGATTTACGTAACGGTCAAACCGGTGACATCCCAAGTCATTTAAAAGATAGTCATTACAAAGGCGCAGAATCACTTGGAAGAGGCATTGGATACTTATATCCACACGACCATCCAAATGGCTGGGTACAACAACAATACTTACCTGATAAAATAAAAAACAAACAATATTATAAACCGAAAGCGACAGGGAAATTTGAGCAAGCACTTTCTACTGTATATGAAAGATTACAAAGTTCGAATAAAACGAAAAATAAAGGGTAA
- the relA gene encoding GTP diphosphokinase, with protein sequence MANEQVLTAEQVLEKASQYLADEDIELVARAYEYARDAHSEQYRKSGEPYIIHPIQVAGILVDLHMDPATVSAGFLHDVVEDTEITLEDIEREFNKEIAMLVDGVTKLGKIKYKSHEQQQAENHRKMFIAMAQDIRVILIKLADRLHNMRTLKHLPQEKQRRIANETLEIFAPLAHRLGISTIKWELEDTSLRYLNPQQYYRIVNLMKRKRAEREEYLDEVMTGIREKLKEVSIQPEISGRPKHIYSIYRKMALQNKQFNEIYDLLAVRVVVNSIKDCYAVLGIIHTCWKPMPGRFKDYIAMPKANLYQSLHTTVIGPKGDPLEVQIRTKEMHEIAEFGIAAHWAYKEGKTAETTGTLEKKLTWFRQILEWQNEASNAEEFMESLKIDLFSDMVFVFTPKGDVMELPLGSVPIDFSYRVHSEIGNKTIGAKVNGKMVTLDYKLKTGDIIEILTSKHSYGPSQDWVKLAQTSHAKNKIRQFFKKQRRDENIEKGRELVEKEVRGLEYEMKEVLAPDNLKRVAEKFNFANEEDMFAAVGYSGITASQIVTRLTDKFRKQREEEEIVEVKEVRKPMKIRKWDSGVKVSGADNLLIRLSKCCNPVPGDDIVGYITKGRGVSIHRRDCVNVHTEEAVERLLEVEWEGSPEKEIEYNVDIEISGYDRRGLLNEVLQAVTETKTYISAVSGRSDRNKMATINMSISIRNLQHLKKVVERIKRVPEIYAVRRMMH encoded by the coding sequence ATGGCAAATGAGCAGGTACTAACAGCTGAACAGGTACTCGAGAAAGCAAGTCAATATTTAGCAGATGAAGATATTGAGCTAGTGGCACGTGCCTATGAATATGCACGTGATGCGCATAGCGAACAATACAGAAAATCGGGTGAACCGTACATTATTCATCCAATTCAAGTTGCAGGTATTTTAGTTGATTTACACATGGATCCAGCTACAGTATCAGCAGGTTTCTTACATGATGTAGTGGAAGATACAGAGATTACATTAGAAGATATCGAACGGGAATTTAATAAAGAAATTGCTATGCTTGTCGATGGTGTAACAAAGCTCGGAAAGATTAAATATAAATCTCATGAGCAACAACAAGCAGAAAACCATCGTAAAATGTTTATCGCAATGGCTCAAGATATTCGAGTTATTTTAATTAAACTAGCTGATCGTCTTCATAACATGCGTACATTGAAACATTTGCCTCAAGAGAAGCAGCGTCGCATTGCGAATGAAACGTTAGAAATCTTTGCACCTTTAGCACATAGACTCGGAATTAGTACTATTAAATGGGAGTTAGAGGATACGTCACTTCGCTATTTAAATCCGCAACAATACTATCGTATTGTAAATTTAATGAAGCGTAAACGTGCAGAGCGTGAAGAATATTTAGATGAAGTAATGACTGGTATTCGTGAGAAATTAAAAGAGGTTTCAATTCAACCTGAGATTTCTGGAAGACCAAAACATATTTACAGTATTTATCGTAAAATGGCACTGCAAAATAAACAGTTCAATGAAATTTACGATTTATTAGCTGTACGTGTCGTTGTAAATAGTATTAAAGATTGTTATGCAGTGCTTGGAATTATTCATACGTGCTGGAAGCCGATGCCAGGTCGTTTTAAAGATTATATTGCGATGCCGAAAGCAAATCTATATCAATCTCTTCATACGACTGTAATTGGGCCGAAAGGTGATCCGCTTGAAGTGCAAATTCGTACGAAAGAAATGCATGAGATTGCAGAATTCGGGATCGCGGCGCACTGGGCGTATAAAGAAGGAAAAACAGCAGAAACAACAGGTACATTAGAGAAGAAACTTACATGGTTCCGTCAAATATTAGAATGGCAAAATGAAGCTTCTAATGCAGAAGAGTTTATGGAGTCATTAAAAATTGATTTATTCTCTGACATGGTATTCGTCTTTACACCGAAAGGCGACGTAATGGAATTGCCACTTGGATCTGTTCCAATTGACTTTTCGTATCGCGTGCATTCAGAGATTGGAAATAAAACAATTGGTGCAAAAGTAAACGGCAAAATGGTGACCCTTGATTATAAATTAAAAACAGGTGACATCATTGAAATTTTAACATCGAAACATTCGTATGGACCAAGTCAAGACTGGGTGAAACTTGCTCAAACATCTCATGCGAAAAATAAAATACGTCAATTCTTTAAGAAGCAACGTAGAGATGAAAATATTGAAAAAGGCCGTGAGCTTGTTGAAAAAGAAGTGCGTGGTCTAGAGTATGAGATGAAAGAAGTGTTAGCTCCTGACAATTTAAAACGTGTTGCTGAGAAGTTCAATTTTGCAAATGAAGAAGATATGTTTGCAGCAGTTGGATATAGCGGGATTACAGCGTCGCAAATTGTTACGCGACTAACGGACAAATTCCGTAAGCAACGTGAAGAAGAAGAAATCGTTGAAGTTAAAGAAGTTCGTAAACCGATGAAAATTCGAAAATGGGATTCTGGCGTTAAAGTAAGCGGTGCGGATAATTTATTAATTCGCTTATCAAAATGCTGTAACCCAGTACCGGGTGATGATATCGTTGGATATATTACGAAAGGCCGAGGCGTATCGATTCACCGCCGTGATTGTGTAAATGTTCATACAGAAGAAGCTGTAGAACGTTTATTAGAAGTAGAGTGGGAAGGTAGCCCTGAAAAAGAAATTGAGTATAACGTTGATATTGAAATTTCAGGTTACGATCGCCGTGGTTTATTAAATGAAGTATTGCAAGCTGTTACAGAGACGAAAACGTACATTTCGGCAGTTTCTGGTAGAAGTGACCGTAATAAGATGGCAACAATTAATATGTCAATCTCTATTCGTAACTTACAGCACTTGAAAAAAGTAGTAGAACGCATTAAACGTGTTCCAGAAATTTATGCAGTACGACGCATGATGCATTAA
- a CDS encoding tRNA threonylcarbamoyladenosine dehydratase, translating into MLHQFSRNELAFGKEGLEILKNSTVGILGIGGVGSFSAEALARSGVGRLVLVDKDVVDITNVNRQIHALVSTVGRSKVELMKERIADINPECEVIGLEMFYTDETYEEFFKHGLDFVVDASDTITFKIHLIKQCLRRKIKIISCMGAANKMDPTRFRIADISKTHTDPIAKVIRTKLRKDGIKKGVKVVFSDENPIVIREEVRKEIVPDENAKIRKAKLPPSSNAFVPSVAGLIMASHVVRERIKNVEVKRVGQE; encoded by the coding sequence ATGTTACATCAATTTTCACGTAATGAATTAGCCTTCGGTAAAGAAGGACTTGAAATATTAAAAAATAGTACAGTCGGTATTTTAGGAATTGGCGGCGTAGGGTCATTTTCGGCAGAGGCGTTAGCACGTTCTGGCGTAGGACGTCTCGTATTAGTCGATAAAGACGTTGTAGATATTACAAACGTAAACCGTCAAATTCACGCGTTAGTATCTACTGTAGGACGTTCAAAAGTAGAATTAATGAAAGAGCGTATCGCAGACATTAATCCAGAGTGTGAAGTAATTGGACTAGAAATGTTTTATACTGATGAAACATATGAAGAGTTCTTCAAACATGGATTGGATTTCGTAGTAGATGCATCTGATACGATTACGTTCAAAATTCATTTAATTAAACAGTGCTTACGTCGCAAAATTAAAATTATCTCATGTATGGGTGCGGCAAATAAAATGGACCCAACTCGTTTCCGTATTGCGGATATCTCTAAAACACATACAGATCCAATTGCGAAAGTAATTCGTACGAAGCTTCGTAAAGATGGTATTAAAAAAGGTGTAAAAGTTGTTTTCTCTGACGAAAACCCAATCGTAATTCGTGAAGAAGTACGTAAAGAAATCGTACCAGACGAAAATGCAAAAATTCGTAAAGCGAAATTACCACCTTCATCAAATGCATTCGTACCATCTGTGGCAGGCTTAATTATGGCAAGTCACGTTGTACGTGAACGTATTAAAAACGTAGAAGTGAAACGTGTAGGGCAAGAATAA
- a CDS encoding adenine phosphoribosyltransferase, with translation MDFKQHIAIVPDYPKEGIVFKDITPLMNDGKAYKAATDAIVEYAKDRDIDVVVGPEARGFIIGCPVSYALEVGFAPVRKLGKLPREVITVDYGKEYGKDVLTIHKDAIKPGQRVLITDDLLATGGTIEATIKLVEELGGVVAGIAFLVELTYLDGRKMLDGYDVLVLEKY, from the coding sequence ATGGATTTCAAGCAACATATCGCAATTGTACCGGATTATCCAAAAGAAGGTATTGTATTTAAAGACATTACACCGTTAATGAACGACGGTAAAGCATACAAAGCAGCAACAGATGCAATCGTTGAGTATGCAAAAGACAGAGATATCGATGTTGTAGTAGGACCAGAAGCTCGTGGCTTTATTATCGGTTGCCCAGTTTCTTATGCATTAGAAGTAGGTTTTGCACCAGTTCGTAAATTAGGAAAATTACCACGTGAAGTAATTACAGTTGACTACGGTAAAGAATATGGTAAAGATGTTTTAACAATCCATAAAGATGCAATTAAGCCAGGTCAACGCGTATTAATTACAGATGATCTATTAGCTACAGGTGGAACAATTGAAGCGACAATTAAGCTAGTTGAAGAACTTGGCGGAGTTGTAGCAGGAATTGCATTCTTAGTAGAGCTTACTTACTTAGATGGTCGTAAAATGTTAGATGGTTACGATGTATTAGTATTAGAAAAATACTAA
- the hisS gene encoding histidine--tRNA ligase has protein sequence MSIQIPRGTQDILPGTVELWQYIEGQAREICRRYNYKEIRTPIFEHTELFLRGVGDTTDIVQKEMYSFQDRGERSLTLRPEGTAPVVRSYVENKMFGDATQPTKLYYIGQMFRYERPQAGRYRQFVQFGIEAIGSNDPAIDAEVIALAVEFYRGMGLKNIKVVLNSLGDAASRQAHRDALITHFQPRIGEFCSDCQSRLEKNPLRILDCKKDRNHELMGTAPSITEYLNEDSAVYYEKVQELLTMMDVPFEKDPNLVRGLDYYQHTVFEIMSEAEGFGAITTLSGGGRYNGLVQEIGGPEMPGIGFAMSIERLIMALKAENIELPIEHSIDCYVVALGEKAKDHAAKVAFDLRKAGLSVEKDYLDRKMKAQFKSADRLKAKFVAVLGEDELDKGIINLKDMATGEQEEVALDVFASYVAEKLI, from the coding sequence ATGTCTATTCAAATCCCACGCGGAACGCAAGATATTCTTCCAGGCACTGTTGAGTTATGGCAGTATATCGAAGGGCAAGCACGCGAAATTTGCCGTCGTTACAATTATAAAGAAATTCGTACACCAATTTTTGAACACACTGAGTTATTTTTACGTGGTGTTGGTGATACGACAGATATCGTACAAAAAGAAATGTACTCATTCCAAGATCGTGGGGAGCGTAGTTTAACATTACGTCCAGAAGGTACTGCACCTGTTGTACGTTCTTATGTTGAAAACAAAATGTTCGGTGACGCAACACAGCCAACGAAATTATACTATATCGGTCAAATGTTCCGTTATGAAAGACCACAAGCAGGTCGTTATCGTCAATTCGTACAATTCGGTATTGAAGCAATCGGTAGTAACGATCCTGCAATTGATGCAGAAGTAATTGCACTTGCTGTAGAGTTTTACCGCGGCATGGGCTTAAAAAATATTAAAGTTGTATTAAACAGCTTAGGTGATGCGGCGAGCCGTCAAGCGCACCGTGATGCGTTAATCACACACTTCCAGCCACGTATCGGTGAGTTCTGTTCTGACTGTCAATCTCGTTTAGAAAAGAACCCTCTTCGTATTTTAGATTGTAAGAAGGACCGTAACCATGAATTAATGGGAACAGCACCATCTATTACAGAATACTTAAACGAAGATTCAGCAGTATACTACGAGAAAGTTCAAGAACTATTAACGATGATGGATGTTCCATTTGAAAAAGATCCGAACTTAGTACGTGGTTTAGACTACTATCAACACACTGTTTTTGAAATTATGAGTGAGGCAGAAGGTTTCGGTGCTATCACTACATTAAGCGGTGGTGGTCGTTATAACGGGCTTGTACAAGAAATCGGTGGACCAGAAATGCCAGGTATCGGTTTTGCGATGAGTATCGAACGTTTAATTATGGCGCTAAAAGCTGAAAACATTGAATTACCAATTGAACATAGTATTGATTGTTATGTTGTAGCGCTTGGTGAAAAAGCGAAAGACCATGCTGCGAAAGTTGCGTTTGATCTTCGTAAAGCTGGATTATCAGTTGAAAAAGATTATTTAGACCGCAAAATGAAAGCACAATTTAAATCCGCAGATCGTCTAAAGGCGAAATTTGTAGCTGTATTAGGGGAAGATGAACTAGATAAAGGCATCATTAACTTAAAAGATATGGCAACTGGTGAGCAAGAAGAAGTAGCATTAGATGTATTTGCTTCATACGTAGCAGAGAAATTAATATAG
- a CDS encoding D-tyrosyl-tRNA(Tyr) deacylase, which translates to MRVVLQRSKEASVTVDGEIVGQIPFGLTLLVGITHEDTEKDATYIAEKIANLRIFEDESGKMNHSVLDVEGQVLSISQFTLYGDCRKGRRPNFMDAAKPDYAERLYDFFNEEVRKQGLHVETGKFGAMMDVSLINDGPVTLIVDSK; encoded by the coding sequence ATGAGAGTTGTTTTACAACGATCAAAAGAAGCGTCTGTCACAGTAGACGGTGAGATCGTAGGACAAATTCCGTTCGGTTTAACATTACTAGTTGGCATTACGCATGAAGATACAGAAAAAGATGCAACTTACATTGCAGAAAAAATTGCGAACTTACGTATTTTTGAAGATGAGAGTGGAAAGATGAACCATTCTGTACTTGATGTAGAAGGACAAGTTCTATCAATTTCGCAATTCACATTATACGGAGATTGCCGCAAGGGAAGACGTCCCAACTTTATGGATGCTGCCAAACCTGATTATGCAGAGCGTTTATATGATTTCTTTAATGAGGAAGTTCGTAAGCAAGGGTTGCATGTAGAAACAGGGAAGTTCGGAGCAATGATGGATGTTTCTTTAATCAATGATGGTCCGGTGACCTTAATTGTGGATAGTAAATAG
- a CDS encoding RsfA family transcriptional regulator — protein MKTRQDAWTKEDDLLLAETVLRHIRSGSTQIKAFDEVGDTLNRTSAACGFRWNAEVRPNYEDAVQLAKKQRKELKRSEAKIEKEHFTQTKQLVIDAEFSEDITPNKQELTMHSVISFLQNLEHNDPSLAKLQTENDVLQAQLTSLQKTNHELEAKLVILSKKQQAIEEDYAMLVRIMDRARKLVSVEEQEEQIAPIFKTDQNGNLDIIYSAEN, from the coding sequence ATGAAAACACGTCAAGATGCATGGACAAAAGAAGACGATCTCCTTTTAGCAGAAACTGTTTTACGACATATTCGCAGCGGCAGTACACAAATAAAAGCATTCGATGAAGTCGGCGATACATTGAACCGCACTTCAGCAGCTTGCGGCTTTAGATGGAATGCTGAAGTACGACCGAATTACGAAGATGCGGTTCAACTTGCAAAAAAACAACGTAAAGAATTAAAACGCTCTGAAGCTAAAATAGAAAAAGAGCATTTCACGCAAACGAAACAACTCGTAATTGATGCCGAGTTTTCAGAAGATATTACACCAAATAAACAAGAACTTACAATGCACAGTGTTATTTCATTTTTACAAAACTTAGAGCACAATGACCCTTCACTCGCAAAGTTACAAACTGAAAATGACGTATTACAGGCTCAGCTCACGTCCCTGCAAAAAACGAATCATGAACTCGAAGCAAAATTAGTAATACTCTCAAAAAAACAACAAGCAATTGAAGAAGATTATGCCATGCTTGTTAGAATTATGGACCGTGCTCGAAAACTCGTTTCAGTTGAAGAACAAGAAGAACAGATTGCCCCCATTTTCAAAACAGATCAAAATGGAAATTTAGATATTATATATTCTGCAGAGAATTAA
- the aspS gene encoding aspartate--tRNA ligase — protein sequence MAERTHACGKVTVEAVGQTVQLKGWVQKRRDLGGLIFIDLRDRTGIVQVVFNPETSKEALEIAETIRSEYVLHVEGTVVERGEGAINDNMATGRIEVQATKVNVLNAAKTTPIIIADDTDASEDVRLKYRYLDLRRPAMFNTFKMRHDVTKTIRNFLDTEEFLEVETPILTKSTPEGARDYLVPSRVHDGEFYALPQSPQLFKQLLMVGGFERYYQVARCFRDEDLRADRQPEFTQIDIEASFLTQDEILDMMERMMTKVMKDAKGVEVRAPFPRMKYADAMARYGSDKPDTRFEMELTDLSEFAVGCGFKVFTSAVESGGQVKAINAKGAASKYSRKDIDALTEFVKVYGAKGLAWLKVEEDGLKGPIAKFFGEEEANALMTTLEATAGDLLLFVADKKSVVADSLGALRLRLGKELELIDESKFNFLWVTDWPLLEYDEDADRYFAAHHPFTMPFREDVELLEMAPEKARAQAYDLVLNGYELGGGSLRIYERDVQEKMFKALGFSQEEAQEQFGFLLEAFEYGTPPHGGIALGLDRLVMLLAGRTNLRDTIAFPKTASASCLLTEAPSPVAEAQLEELNLKLSLKEEK from the coding sequence GTGGCTGAAAGAACACATGCATGTGGAAAAGTAACAGTAGAAGCAGTTGGACAAACAGTTCAATTAAAAGGTTGGGTACAAAAACGACGTGATTTAGGTGGATTAATCTTTATCGACTTACGTGACCGTACAGGTATCGTGCAAGTTGTATTTAACCCAGAAACATCAAAAGAAGCGTTAGAAATAGCAGAAACGATTCGTAGTGAATACGTATTACACGTAGAAGGTACAGTTGTTGAGCGTGGTGAAGGTGCAATTAATGACAATATGGCAACTGGTCGTATTGAAGTACAAGCAACGAAAGTAAACGTATTAAATGCAGCAAAAACAACGCCAATCATTATTGCTGATGATACAGATGCATCAGAAGATGTGCGTTTAAAATATCGTTATTTAGACTTACGTCGTCCTGCAATGTTTAACACATTCAAAATGCGTCACGATGTAACGAAAACAATTCGTAACTTCTTAGACACAGAAGAGTTCTTAGAAGTGGAAACACCAATTTTAACGAAGAGCACACCAGAAGGAGCTCGTGACTATTTAGTACCAAGTCGTGTACATGATGGTGAATTCTATGCATTACCACAGTCTCCGCAATTATTTAAACAGCTTCTTATGGTCGGCGGATTTGAGCGTTACTATCAAGTAGCACGTTGTTTCCGTGACGAAGATTTACGTGCAGACCGTCAACCAGAATTCACGCAAATCGATATCGAAGCTTCATTCTTAACACAAGATGAAATTTTAGATATGATGGAGCGCATGATGACGAAAGTTATGAAGGATGCAAAAGGTGTAGAAGTGCGTGCACCATTCCCTCGTATGAAATATGCTGATGCAATGGCTCGCTACGGTTCTGATAAGCCAGATACACGCTTTGAAATGGAACTAACAGACCTATCTGAATTTGCAGTAGGGTGTGGTTTTAAAGTATTTACAAGTGCTGTAGAAAGCGGCGGACAAGTAAAAGCAATTAATGCAAAAGGTGCTGCGAGCAAATACTCTCGTAAAGATATCGATGCATTAACTGAATTCGTAAAAGTATACGGTGCAAAAGGTCTAGCTTGGCTTAAAGTGGAAGAGGATGGCTTAAAAGGACCGATTGCGAAATTCTTCGGTGAAGAAGAAGCAAACGCGTTAATGACTACATTAGAAGCTACTGCTGGCGACTTATTACTATTCGTAGCAGATAAGAAGAGCGTTGTTGCAGATAGCTTAGGTGCACTTCGTTTACGTCTAGGTAAAGAGCTTGAGTTAATCGATGAAAGTAAATTTAACTTCCTATGGGTAACGGATTGGCCACTTCTTGAGTACGATGAAGATGCAGATCGTTACTTTGCAGCTCATCACCCATTCACAATGCCATTCCGTGAAGATGTTGAGTTATTAGAAATGGCACCAGAAAAAGCACGTGCACAAGCATATGATCTTGTATTAAATGGTTATGAGCTTGGTGGTGGATCACTTCGTATTTACGAGCGTGACGTACAAGAAAAAATGTTCAAAGCACTTGGATTCTCACAAGAAGAAGCACAAGAGCAATTCGGATTCTTATTAGAAGCATTCGAGTACGGTACTCCACCACACGGTGGTATCGCATTAGGTTTAGACCGTCTTGTTATGTTACTTGCAGGTCGTACGAACCTTCGTGATACAATTGCATTCCCGAAAACAGCAAGCGCAAGCTGCTTATTAACAGAAGCTCCAAGCCCAGTTGCAGAAGCACAGCTTGAAGAGTTAAACTTGAAGTTGAGCTTGAAAGAAGAGAAGTAA